A window of Cryptosporidium parvum Iowa II chromosome 1, whole genome shotgun sequence contains these coding sequences:
- a CDS encoding cyclin B, saccharomyces Clb4p like — translation MRSERLNKIIQGHASNSSNNITLYGENCRKLVNQGNLQVMNSQDMKNAGVITNKPITRSMTSSAGNVINISNTSMCNQKHSSKLTDANSKNSNAAKPGSKAIPGPSYNEKFNGKESPTNKENVVNPNTFAEKQLKTVGAQYTSTLEKVVNVDMNNTDASFFSEYAEAIYQTSRDLESKKEPLLFTASQVVSAQPSVGKQILEWKRSGVNLLFGLQITFNVPDEVTVIANSMLDRILGLKHFQRASEMTLVSATCFWIALKYEAAYVQGENLKIPPLPALSDVAEKCGLNIAAILFCEGVVLDALDWSIEFPKPSDYIKRYCLVFKDQYTGNKATRVESLSIYLSHLAIHEPAMMGVCASKLACACLMLAHKIEGVEESWAPAVEYYTGYTRDSLKELTRYMISNLRTIRNTENGESHASPSHYQNVRKKWWSSWGSNEWG, via the coding sequence atgaGGTCTGAAAGactaaataaaattattcaaggTCATGCAAGTAACTCTAGTAATAACATAACATTATATGGTGAAAATTGTCGTAAATTGGTTAATCAAGGTAATTTACAAGTCATGAATTCACAAGATATGAAGAATGCAGGTGTTATTACGAATAAACCAATCACAAGAAGCATGACATCGTCCGCAGGGAatgtaattaatatatcaaaCACATCCATGTGCAACCAAAAACACTCGAGTAAATTGACGGATGctaattccaaaaattcaaatgcTGCGAAGCCAGGCAGTAAGGCAATTCCCGGTCCGTcatataatgaaaaattcaACGGTAAAGAAAGTCCTACTAATAAGGAAAATGTTGTTAATCCTAACACGTTCGCAGAAAAACAGTTGAAAACTGTTGGGGCGCAATATACTAGTACATTGGAAAAGGTTGTTAATGTAGATATGAATAATACTGATgcttcatttttttcagaaTATGCAGAGGCAATATATCAGACATCAAGAGACCTCGAGTCTAAAAAAGAACCATTGTTATTCACAGCATCACAAGTCGTCTCTGCGCAGCCAAGCGTAGGTAAGCAAATTTTGGAATGGAAAAGAAGTGGAGTGAATCTGCTATTTGGGCTTCAAATCACGTTTAATGTTCCCGATGAGGTAACTGTTATTGCCAATTCTATGTTGGATCGTATTTTAGGCCTTAAACATTTCCAAAGAGCTTCAGAGATGACGCTTGTGAGTGCCACATGCTTCTGGATAGCCCTTAAATATGAAGCTGCATACGTGCAAGGtgaaaatttgaagataCCGCCTCTTCCTGCATTGAGTGATGTAGCAGAAAAATGTGGGCTTAATATTGCGGCAATATTGTTTTGTGAAGGGGTTGTGCTTGATGCTTTAGACTGGAGTATTGAATTTCCGAAACCAAGTGATTATATTAAGCGTTATTGCTTAGTATTTAAAGATCAATATACTGGCAATAAAGCTACTAGAGTCGAAAGTTTATCAATTTATCTCTCTCATCTAGCTATTCACGAGCCCGCGATGATGGGAGTTTGCGCATCGAAGCTTGCATGCGCATGCTTAATGTTGGCGCATAAAATAGAAGGTGTTGAAGAAAGTTGGGCGCCTGCAGTTGAGTATTACACAGGATATACAAGGGATTCACTCAAGGAATTAACAAGGTATATGATAAGTAATTTGAGAACTATTAGAAATACGGAAAATGGAGAAAGTCATGCTTCTCCTAGTCACTACCAGAATGTCAGGAAGAAATGGTGGAGTTCATGGGGCTCCAATGAGTGGggataa